In the genome of Pelobacter seleniigenes DSM 18267, one region contains:
- a CDS encoding 4Fe-4S dicluster domain-containing protein produces MSKNGLLINYQYCTGCHSCEVACKNVLKLPRGQWGIKLLENGPWEVTPGKFEWDYIPTPTQLCDLCADRVAAGKKPTCVHHCLSQCMEYGPLEELAQKASEMGKKTVIFVP; encoded by the coding sequence ATGTCCAAAAACGGATTGTTGATTAACTATCAATACTGCACAGGCTGCCATAGCTGCGAAGTTGCGTGTAAAAACGTTCTGAAGCTTCCACGTGGCCAATGGGGCATCAAGCTGCTTGAAAATGGTCCCTGGGAAGTGACTCCGGGCAAATTTGAATGGGATTACATCCCAACTCCGACCCAGCTCTGCGATCTTTGTGCAGATCGGGTTGCTGCAGGTAAAAAACCGACCTGTGTCCACCACTGCCTCAGCCAGTGTATGGAATACGGGCCGCTTGAAGAACTGGCCCAAAAAGCGTCAGAGATGGGCAAAAAAACAGTCATCTTCGTCCCTTAA
- a CDS encoding molybdopterin-dependent oxidoreductase has protein sequence MKKEWKTENEDGSVTIRTCGWSPPGDHPVGCGMKLTVKGGRLVEVEGDEEHPITNGRLCVRCLTLPEYVHHPSRITTPMKRAKEDRGKNKWTKISWDEAWDIIVPKIKEFKEKHGAESIIVFGGTGRQACLYYYPLGFASIGTPNVCYPLSGWSCYGPRCAITDYILGAGYPEIDYAGYFEKRYDDPGFTLPEVIVEWGKNALYSNPDGFFGHALIDMMKRGTKIVHVDPRMTWLGTRSEYVCQLRPGTDSALALAFLNVIINEELYDKDFVENWTYGFDELKERVQEYPPAKVAGITWVPEETIIAVARLIAKAKPCSIQWGLATDENPNGVQMGHAILSIAAITGNLDVPGGITLGPPAALLGKWRVETRRNLSDELWDKRIGAKEWPALSTALATTHPDETLDTLESGKPYRLRMGWFNSSNFITPTCAVQCDRWYHALKTLEFNVVQDCFMTPTAMAFGDVFLPLPTFAEHDGVVITHFGRNSVTLGPINQALRVGDTRSDIEVCIELGKKLHPDMWPYDNVQDFFSQQLEPELGVDFNGLREMGVYTPKYTYKKYEKGMLRGDGEPGFNTVTGMVELSSTLFEAWGDDALPYFKEPPYSPVSTPELWKEYPLVLTTGARKVTSFHSEHRQIATLREIDPDPVVELHPETAADLGIKEGDWVLLENMFGRAKMRAKVTPTIHPKVVHATHGWWFPEQNGEEPNLFGVWQSNVNNMVPHKHIGKLGFGAPLKQMICKASRLQNFDDVVITA, from the coding sequence ATGAAGAAAGAATGGAAAACAGAAAATGAAGACGGTTCCGTTACAATAAGAACTTGTGGTTGGTCGCCTCCAGGAGACCACCCGGTTGGCTGTGGTATGAAGCTGACCGTCAAAGGCGGAAGACTGGTTGAGGTCGAAGGTGACGAAGAACATCCGATTACCAACGGCCGTCTGTGTGTCAGATGCCTTACCCTGCCTGAGTATGTGCACCACCCCTCGCGGATCACCACCCCGATGAAACGGGCTAAAGAAGATCGCGGCAAAAATAAATGGACCAAGATCTCATGGGACGAAGCATGGGATATCATTGTTCCGAAAATCAAAGAATTCAAAGAGAAACATGGTGCCGAATCAATCATCGTGTTCGGTGGTACCGGTCGCCAGGCCTGTCTCTATTACTATCCGCTCGGGTTTGCCTCAATCGGCACCCCGAACGTCTGCTACCCCCTGAGCGGTTGGTCCTGTTACGGACCGCGCTGCGCTATCACCGACTATATCCTCGGTGCCGGATACCCGGAGATCGACTACGCCGGTTACTTTGAAAAACGTTATGACGACCCCGGGTTTACCCTGCCGGAAGTTATTGTTGAATGGGGTAAGAACGCTCTGTATTCAAACCCCGACGGTTTCTTCGGCCATGCTTTGATCGATATGATGAAGCGTGGGACCAAAATCGTTCACGTCGATCCGCGGATGACCTGGCTTGGTACTCGTTCAGAATATGTCTGCCAACTTCGCCCCGGTACCGACTCTGCCCTGGCCCTGGCTTTCCTCAATGTCATTATCAATGAAGAACTCTACGATAAAGACTTTGTTGAAAACTGGACCTATGGTTTCGATGAGCTCAAAGAGCGCGTTCAGGAATACCCGCCGGCCAAAGTTGCCGGGATTACCTGGGTTCCGGAAGAAACCATCATTGCTGTCGCTCGTCTCATCGCCAAAGCGAAACCCTGCTCCATCCAATGGGGCCTGGCAACTGACGAAAACCCCAACGGCGTGCAGATGGGCCATGCCATCCTGTCGATTGCCGCAATCACCGGCAACCTTGACGTTCCGGGTGGTATTACCCTTGGACCGCCGGCTGCCCTGCTGGGTAAATGGCGGGTTGAAACCCGTCGTAACCTGTCTGACGAACTGTGGGACAAGCGGATCGGCGCCAAGGAATGGCCGGCCCTCAGTACTGCTCTGGCAACCACCCACCCGGATGAAACTCTGGACACTCTGGAAAGCGGCAAGCCGTATCGTCTGCGCATGGGCTGGTTCAACAGTAGTAACTTCATCACTCCGACCTGTGCCGTTCAGTGCGACCGCTGGTATCATGCACTGAAAACCCTCGAGTTCAACGTCGTTCAGGATTGCTTCATGACCCCGACGGCCATGGCTTTTGGTGATGTGTTCCTGCCGCTGCCGACCTTCGCTGAACATGATGGCGTCGTCATCACTCACTTCGGGCGTAACTCGGTGACCCTCGGACCGATCAACCAGGCGCTGCGCGTTGGTGATACCCGTTCCGATATCGAAGTTTGTATCGAATTGGGTAAAAAACTGCACCCGGACATGTGGCCCTATGACAATGTCCAGGATTTCTTCAGCCAACAGCTTGAGCCCGAATTGGGTGTCGACTTCAATGGTTTGAGAGAAATGGGTGTCTACACTCCGAAGTATACCTATAAAAAATATGAAAAAGGTATGCTGCGGGGTGATGGAGAGCCCGGTTTCAACACTGTTACCGGGATGGTTGAATTGTCTTCGACCCTCTTTGAAGCTTGGGGCGATGATGCCCTGCCGTACTTCAAAGAGCCCCCTTACAGCCCGGTCAGTACTCCGGAGCTGTGGAAGGAGTACCCACTGGTGCTGACCACTGGTGCTCGTAAGGTGACTTCGTTCCACTCCGAACACCGCCAGATTGCCACCTTGCGTGAGATTGACCCCGATCCGGTTGTCGAGTTGCATCCGGAAACCGCGGCAGATCTTGGTATCAAAGAAGGCGACTGGGTCTTGCTTGAGAACATGTTTGGCAGGGCTAAAATGCGCGCAAAAGTGACGCCGACAATCCATCCCAAAGTTGTTCATGCAACTCACGGTTGGTGGTTCCCCGAGCAGAATGGCGAGGAGCCGAACCTGTTCGGTGTGTGGCAGTCCAACGTTAACAACATGGTGCCCCACAAGCATATCGGAAAACTTGGTTTCGGTGCTCCGCTCAAACAGATGATCTGCAAAGCTTCGCGCTTGCAGAACTTTGATGACGTTGTCATCACTGCTTGA
- a CDS encoding radical SAM protein has product MNVKLLEATQSVCPTCLEVVEARIVVNDDNTVSMEKECPRHGSFSCYLWPDAAHYRWLKDFKFPHLRPKVTHCVDRGCPDDCGLCASHRHHPRLVELELTQRCNLRCPVCFMAADDNQENYSTDLSLDDIARRLETILEQCGPQVSLQLTGGEPTVRKDLPEIVALCRQAGFSAIEVNTNGVVISRDPQFLEQLIAAGITGIYMQFDGLSDPVYQQIRGANLLQTKLQAIENCRAAGVQVVLAMAVIQGINEHQLGDLLDFALDNRDVIVGVAYQPAFGSGRFDVAGNQPLTMGNVIFKLAEQSHGILKPYDFWPTGCSHALCDATTYIVRQPRGDEPLSRTVSVQDYLHHFDPSSPQGSVLPDLAAKIYPELDPGLSILIMNYMDAMSMDLKRLKQCSMTVSGPEGHLIPFCSYQLTNCDGRKKADLTFS; this is encoded by the coding sequence ATCAATGTGAAGCTGCTGGAAGCGACCCAGAGCGTTTGCCCGACATGTCTTGAGGTTGTCGAGGCGCGTATTGTGGTGAATGACGATAATACTGTCTCTATGGAAAAGGAGTGTCCCCGGCATGGGTCTTTTTCCTGCTACCTGTGGCCTGATGCAGCACATTATCGCTGGCTCAAGGATTTCAAGTTTCCTCATCTTCGTCCCAAAGTCACTCACTGTGTCGATCGTGGCTGCCCTGACGATTGCGGTTTGTGCGCCAGCCACCGTCATCATCCGCGGCTGGTTGAACTGGAGTTGACGCAACGCTGCAATCTACGCTGTCCGGTCTGTTTTATGGCAGCGGACGATAATCAGGAAAATTATTCGACCGATCTCAGTTTGGACGATATCGCCCGACGCCTGGAGACCATTCTGGAACAATGCGGGCCACAGGTCAGCCTGCAGTTGACCGGCGGCGAACCCACTGTTCGTAAGGACCTTCCCGAAATCGTCGCCCTCTGTCGGCAGGCCGGATTCAGTGCCATCGAGGTCAATACCAATGGTGTGGTCATCAGCCGTGATCCGCAGTTTCTTGAGCAGTTGATCGCGGCCGGCATCACCGGGATATATATGCAGTTTGACGGGCTGTCCGATCCGGTTTATCAGCAGATTCGCGGTGCCAACCTGCTCCAGACCAAACTGCAGGCGATTGAGAACTGCCGGGCCGCCGGCGTGCAGGTGGTTCTGGCCATGGCGGTCATCCAGGGGATCAATGAGCATCAGCTTGGTGATCTGCTTGATTTTGCCCTGGATAATCGGGATGTGATTGTCGGGGTCGCTTATCAGCCGGCCTTCGGATCGGGGCGTTTTGACGTCGCGGGAAACCAGCCGCTGACCATGGGCAATGTGATTTTCAAACTTGCCGAACAAAGTCATGGAATTCTTAAGCCCTATGATTTCTGGCCCACCGGATGTTCACACGCGCTTTGCGATGCAACCACCTATATCGTACGGCAGCCACGGGGGGATGAGCCTTTGAGCCGGACAGTGAGTGTTCAGGATTATCTCCACCATTTTGATCCTTCCAGTCCACAAGGGTCGGTGCTTCCTGATCTTGCAGCCAAAATCTATCCCGAGTTGGACCCGGGGCTCTCCATTCTGATCATGAACTATATGGATGCCATGAGCATGGATCTTAAACGGCTCAAGCAATGCAGCATGACCGTATCCGGTCCTGAGGGGCATTTGATCCCTTTCTGCTCCTATCAGCTGACCAATTGTGATGGCCGTAAAAAAGCTGATTTAACCTTCAGCTAG
- the nrfD gene encoding NrfD/PsrC family molybdoenzyme membrane anchor subunit, whose translation MSEKHQTWGWMLAVDFFFAGMGGAMLVIAGLTDLFMGPETSSLLGNIVGPLCMCVGCGFLILELGRPMQAWRVFMNPKAILTFGAWMMTFAIISGLVYASFGIPSELIFWRDWSGLRHLLVIVNIVTGLVVATYPGVLLARHKGRPFWTGPGLMGLFLLSSLVTGFAGHFLCGLILPPAAATVQGHLPVVLAALLAAQALLWIGYLWIKRTGTTAAEAASAQRWINGDLSGAFKIAFMVLGTVAALIMALIPVAVFQGIAAVLALFGGVTMRMLTVRSGTDRTFLPGEQKYRSRLPQGEEKFLKKIWL comes from the coding sequence ATGCTGGTCATTGCCGGATTGACGGATCTGTTTATGGGGCCTGAAACGTCATCATTGCTGGGCAATATCGTCGGACCGTTGTGCATGTGTGTCGGCTGTGGTTTTCTGATTCTTGAGTTAGGCCGCCCTATGCAGGCCTGGAGAGTCTTCATGAACCCCAAAGCGATTCTGACCTTTGGGGCCTGGATGATGACCTTTGCCATTATCTCCGGTCTTGTTTATGCCTCTTTCGGGATTCCTTCCGAGCTGATTTTCTGGCGTGATTGGAGCGGTTTGCGCCATCTGCTGGTGATCGTCAATATTGTTACCGGCCTGGTGGTTGCCACCTACCCCGGGGTTCTGCTGGCCCGCCACAAAGGGCGGCCGTTTTGGACTGGCCCCGGCCTGATGGGGCTGTTCTTGCTGTCCTCGCTGGTGACCGGTTTTGCTGGTCATTTCCTGTGCGGACTGATCCTGCCGCCGGCTGCTGCCACAGTACAGGGCCATTTGCCGGTCGTGCTGGCTGCTTTGCTGGCGGCCCAGGCGCTGCTCTGGATCGGCTATCTCTGGATCAAACGGACCGGGACCACAGCTGCCGAGGCGGCCAGCGCACAGCGTTGGATTAATGGTGACCTGTCGGGAGCCTTTAAAATCGCCTTTATGGTGCTGGGGACCGTGGCAGCGTTGATCATGGCCCTGATTCCGGTTGCTGTTTTTCAGGGGATTGCTGCCGTCCTGGCTCTGTTCGGCGGGGTCACCATGCGGATGCTGACCGTGCGCAGTGGCACCGACCGGACTTTCCTCCCCGGCGAGCAAAAGTATCGTTCCCGGTTGCCGCAGGGAGAAGAGAAGTTCCTTAAGAAAATCTGGCTGTAA